The Danaus plexippus chromosome 17, MEX_DaPlex, whole genome shotgun sequence genome contains the following window.
gagaaatatttgaaaggaagaattaaatcattaagataatattttgaaaagaattttataaatagattctgcaaataaataaagtacttCAATAAcagaagtaaaataaagaagtaagCAGAGGAAATTTTGTATCAGATTAGAAAAGATATTATGTAAGTGtcacagaaaatattaagaagaGACAAGgaaagataaaagaaaatgaaatagatGTAAAGAAGGGTCAAGTGAATATGatcaacaaatatatagatgATCCTTAAAAATGCTTTAGATGActcattttatatgtatgagatagtgaaagtataaaaaatatagtaagatTTAAGTTAGATTCATAAaagatatacaataaatatgaaaaaaagtgGTATAGATTGAAATaagattagaaaaaaaagacaggaaaagaaaggaaataaattgataagaaAAGAATTGGAAGCAGAGTGAAGAAGGCAAAGTGAAGAGCGTCTAAAAGTgaaattgtgatttttttatatatcataagtatagtatgtatttaaaaaatacactgagttattattttaaacccagtgtgtatctttaaaaaaaatcacttagtTTTTAAGTCATAGAAAAGaagattaaaaatgaaatttaagtaCTGCAAAGAATGAAAGTAAAAAGAGCAAAGGAAAGAAGAAGTATAGGATAAAGATTGAGGAATTTTACATAGTGAATAAAAGCGTGTATAAAGCATAAAGAAGAAGCGgcatagataaaaaaagatagataagaaaagataaaagattgaaatttctaataatagaTTGAACTACCTTGGTGCTATCACAGTATACTTTGTcaacttataacattttaggAACTTACATAGAGTGAGCGGAATTAGACCGTCTAAAACAAATGTGCGGTAATTctgcataaaaatatcactcgAAATACTGTCTTTGGTAACTTAAATTAACATCGGCAAGATTTAAAATCTACCACAAACTAACAAAACAAGTGCCCTACAAAACAAAGTGGTATCaaaacaaatactataaatagtaatttaaaaatcttaaatctaCTGAAAACTATTTTCCGAATCCATGTCCTTGATTATTGATGGGGTAGTCAGCGTACCACCCAAACGCTCCGTTATCCCCTGTATGAGCCCCAAAATCCACGTATTCTCCGAAATCTGGAGGCCTTTCAGCATACTGAGATATTCCCTCATTGCTAGCAGCTTGTTCTTGAGCCTGTACCTTCACTGGTAGAGGAGGCGGTGCCAGGGCTACAgctatataacaatattaataattcaactaaaacatatatattttttatattacaaccattcaatataaatatgcgatgtgatgaaatttttttcaatatatttctgcGGGTAGTTGTAACTACTTTAAGCTTTCTGTGATAGATCGTGTTCATACATTATTAAGATCAAATAAGTTGTTAAGTACAAAATGAACTTAAGTCGCGGAAGGCTAACGCTGCAAGTTATGTATAAATTGAAAGTGGTTTACCATTGCGACTTTgcataacataaaattgtgAGTTACGTAACGGACAATAGATGAAAGTTGCCACACAAATGGAGTACGGAGCACTAGAAAGTAAATCCTTTGTGCTCGTGAAAGTGAGAGGCACCGTGATTGATTATAACGATTGTCAAATtcattgacatttaaatatatacttataaacgATGTAAGGCTTACAGATAATACATGTCATTAGATAAGTACTTTCTAGTCGCAATGACTTACTTACGTCTTCAACTCGTATAATATGTGAAATGCAATAAACAAGTCTTCGATAACACAAATatcattgaaaaatttataaaaaatcgtaaaaatacgcaaaatatatatcagtttataaagaaactaAACTTACTTCCTTGCTGGTAGTTCTGCAGCGGTATTGGCTGATAGTTATCTGTATACAATGCTTCCGGCAATGGCGGTTCAAGGGTCTGCCTCGGGACCCGCCTCGCCCGTAGCGTACTAAGGTCGACGAAAGCTATCTGATCCGCAGGCACCGCTATGTACGAGGGCATTGCGCTTGCAACAGCCAAACATGTTGTGAAGATTAAGGGAAACTGTTGACaaacgtttaaatttaaataaaggtaCTTTAATCACATCACATGGCTaagattcatatataaaaaataatcctgCCACAAGTATACgaattgaaatgaattaatcataaaatgtatattctgtcctaaaataaaatttaaatttcactgtttattgataaataaaactgttttgcTCTTAAAATATCCAATGTTTGCTTTTTCTGATggtaaaaaaggaaaaattgtAAGCAATCCTaactagtttttataaattgtctcATATAAGGTTCCTTGTTTTGTCCATATAGCAACATAAACAAGAAAGGCGACTAATTTATtccaaatacattttaattgagttgttttttattttatcgcaAATGTTATTGACGGGAAACAGTTGTCGGATCTGGAGAGATCTCGTTCCGGGAAATGTCCttatatatcttttgtatCTAAAAGATATCGGGTATAATAAAACGAAGTTTTCCATATTGAAACTTTAAAGTTTTCACTACCGCCTAAAACAAAAGCTACCAAATACCAATCAAATCAATATCTGTGCTGTCTTGCACACGATATGCTTGTCAAGATAAGCCGTATAGAAAGTATAGCATGTGTTCATGTTGTGTCATGGGCTGTCTATGGAGCACCATAAAACGTATCTTACCACATGGAGTCTATAGAAAGCGTGATTGCTGTATGTGTGTCAGTTTAGTAAGAGTGGTCATGGGCCGCTGCGCTTGCGCAACAACCGTAATTGGAGCTTGTACGTTGGTCGCtattgtaatgtattaataaacattgtgaATTAAATTGTGTTACTGTTATAAAGGTTCTGTAAACTGCACAatgaattcattataaatgtacaaacCATTCGCCGgtagaatttttttgttaattacctacaagttattttttttattccacgttaagaaacatttaatagatattattattgatgccATCACTTATGTGTTTGAAAGGATGGGTTGAGCAAGCGGAAATGCCTTGCCTTTGGTACCGTAGCGTACTTTGTTAGCGGCGTCATGAAATGCtgctaaattaattattgtttcttattaCT
Protein-coding sequences here:
- the LOC116771404 gene encoding uncharacterized protein LOC116771404 — encoded protein: MFPLIFTTCLAVASAMPSYIAVPADQIAFVDLSTLRARRVPRQTLEPPLPEALYTDNYQPIPLQNYQQGTVALAPPPLPVKVQAQEQAASNEGISQYAERPPDFGEYVDFGAHTGDNGAFGWYADYPINNQGHGFGK